One Frankia alni ACN14a DNA window includes the following coding sequences:
- a CDS encoding SDR family NAD(P)-dependent oxidoreductase has protein sequence MLELTDRVAAVVGAASGIGQAIAIALAEQGAVVECADVDTTGVEETVAAIVAAGGTAKASTVDVRVSAEVDDLFARVVADRGRLDIAVGTPGINIRKPLIDYTDDDYTAVTDVNLRGSFHVLRGAGRIMAKQGGGSIIVISSISSRAVEPGQVIYAGTKAALAQMVRVLAAELGPAGVRVNAIAPGPVETALTVPIRSSAAWADAYAQKVAVGRWARPAEIAGPAVFLASDAATYVNGEVLFVDGGWVDLDAQFADESAVGSP, from the coding sequence ATGCTGGAACTGACAGACAGGGTCGCGGCCGTCGTCGGCGCGGCGTCGGGCATTGGCCAGGCCATCGCGATCGCCCTGGCCGAACAGGGCGCCGTCGTCGAATGCGCCGACGTCGACACCACCGGCGTCGAGGAGACGGTGGCGGCCATCGTCGCCGCCGGCGGCACCGCGAAGGCGTCCACCGTCGACGTGCGTGTCTCCGCCGAGGTGGACGACCTGTTCGCCCGTGTGGTCGCGGACCGGGGCCGCCTGGACATCGCCGTCGGCACCCCCGGCATCAACATCCGCAAGCCCCTGATCGACTACACCGACGACGACTACACCGCGGTGACCGACGTCAACCTGCGGGGCAGCTTCCACGTCCTGCGCGGCGCCGGACGGATCATGGCGAAGCAGGGCGGCGGCAGCATCATCGTCATCTCCTCGATCAGCAGCCGGGCCGTCGAACCCGGCCAGGTCATCTACGCGGGCACCAAGGCGGCCCTGGCGCAGATGGTCCGCGTGCTCGCCGCCGAGCTCGGGCCGGCCGGCGTGCGGGTCAACGCGATCGCCCCCGGACCGGTCGAGACCGCGCTGACGGTGCCGATCCGCTCCAGCGCCGCCTGGGCGGACGCGTACGCGCAGAAGGTCGCCGTCGGCCGCTGGGCACGGCCCGCCGAGATCGCCGGCCCCGCGGTCTTCCTGGCCTCGGACGCCGCCACCTACGTCAACGGCGAGGTCCTGTTCGTCGACGGCGGCTGGGTGGACCTCGACGCGCAGTTCGCGGACGAGAGCGCCGTCGGCTCCCCCTGA
- a CDS encoding ABC transporter ATP-binding protein, protein MAVSDPADVEVTGLSFGYGRGGHRITDVSLSVRSTEVCCLLGPNGAGKTTLLRCLLGLLRPESGSVRITGRDIDTLAPRELARRVAYVPQSTSSPFPFTALDIAVMGRTPHLGLLEAPGAADRRGALAQLDRLGIARLADRSFAALSGGERQLVLLARALVQEAAILILDEPTAALDYGNEVRTLHVVAELAREGHAVIMTTHQPSHALTYSNRAVLMRDGLVIADGHPDDVVTGERLSDLYGVPVHVTGVTLPPGHDRREVRTCVPIPAPHSAPLLSH, encoded by the coding sequence ATGGCTGTGAGCGACCCGGCAGACGTCGAGGTCACGGGGCTGTCCTTCGGCTACGGCCGCGGCGGCCACCGCATCACCGACGTCTCCCTGAGTGTGCGGTCGACCGAGGTCTGCTGCCTGCTCGGCCCCAACGGTGCCGGCAAGACCACGCTGCTGCGCTGCCTTCTCGGCCTGCTGCGCCCCGAGAGCGGCTCGGTGCGCATCACCGGCCGGGACATCGACACCCTGGCGCCGCGGGAGCTCGCCCGGCGGGTGGCCTACGTTCCGCAGAGCACCTCCTCGCCGTTCCCGTTCACCGCGCTCGACATCGCCGTCATGGGGCGCACGCCCCACCTCGGCCTGCTGGAGGCGCCGGGTGCCGCCGACCGCCGCGGTGCCCTGGCGCAGCTCGACCGACTCGGGATCGCGCGCCTGGCCGACCGCTCGTTCGCCGCGCTGTCCGGCGGCGAGCGCCAGCTCGTCCTGCTCGCCCGCGCACTCGTCCAGGAGGCGGCGATCCTCATCCTCGACGAGCCGACCGCCGCGCTGGACTACGGCAACGAGGTGCGCACCCTGCATGTCGTCGCCGAGCTGGCCCGGGAGGGGCATGCCGTGATCATGACCACCCACCAGCCCTCGCACGCCCTGACGTACTCCAACCGGGCGGTGCTCATGCGCGACGGCCTGGTCATCGCCGACGGGCATCCCGACGACGTCGTGACCGGCGAGCGCCTCAGCGACCTCTACGGCGTGCCCGTCCACGTCACCGGCGTGACCCTGCCCCCCGGCCACGACCGCCGCGAGGTACGGACCTGCGTCCCCATCCCCGCGCCCCACTCCGCCCCTCTCCTCAGCCACTGA
- a CDS encoding FecCD family ABC transporter permease: protein MTRPAVPVGTDPVGTDPVGTDPVGTDPVVTSEQDGGGASTGGGASPAGRGRGGPGVRAAATARVRATLGDHLRVVLLAVGLLVLIIISFGLGRYSLSPATVVRVLAHELFGLGNPVAGQDRAVVMDIRMPRILAALLVGAALASSGAAYQTMFRNPLVSPEILGVAAGAGFGASVSILVGLDTTLLQVISFGCGLLAAVLSLTIARVVGKGSLIILVLGGIIIGAMFNALISSVQYFANPETTLPEITFWLFGSLARASMHGLIVPAIIVAVCLTLLYAVRWQLTVLATGDDEARSLGVNRTRIWALTIGASTLMTATAVSVAGIIGWVGLVVPHLARFTVGPSFNRLLPVTALIGAGYLLAVDDVARTASSLDLPLGILTALIGAPFFVALLAKAGRQWL from the coding sequence GTGACCCGTCCCGCAGTCCCGGTCGGCACGGACCCGGTCGGCACGGACCCGGTCGGCACGGACCCGGTCGGCACGGACCCGGTCGTGACCAGCGAGCAGGACGGTGGCGGCGCGAGCACCGGCGGCGGTGCCAGCCCGGCCGGTCGTGGCCGCGGCGGGCCCGGTGTCCGGGCGGCCGCGACCGCTCGGGTCCGCGCGACGCTCGGCGACCACCTGCGGGTCGTCCTGCTCGCCGTGGGCCTGCTCGTCCTGATCATCATCTCCTTCGGGTTGGGCCGGTACTCACTGAGCCCGGCGACCGTCGTGCGCGTTCTCGCCCACGAACTGTTCGGCCTCGGCAACCCCGTCGCCGGCCAGGACCGGGCCGTGGTGATGGACATCCGGATGCCCCGGATCCTCGCCGCGCTGCTCGTCGGGGCGGCGCTGGCCTCCTCCGGTGCCGCCTACCAGACGATGTTCCGCAACCCGCTGGTCTCCCCCGAGATCCTCGGGGTGGCGGCGGGGGCCGGCTTCGGCGCCTCCGTGTCGATCCTCGTCGGCCTGGACACGACGCTGCTGCAGGTCATCTCGTTCGGCTGCGGGTTGCTCGCCGCGGTGCTGTCGCTGACCATCGCCCGGGTGGTCGGGAAGGGATCACTGATCATCCTGGTCCTCGGGGGCATCATCATCGGCGCCATGTTCAACGCGCTCATCTCCAGCGTGCAGTACTTCGCCAACCCGGAGACGACCCTGCCGGAGATCACCTTCTGGCTGTTCGGCAGCCTGGCCCGGGCCAGCATGCACGGCCTCATCGTGCCCGCGATCATCGTCGCGGTGTGCCTCACCCTGCTGTACGCGGTGCGCTGGCAGCTCACCGTCCTTGCGACCGGCGACGACGAGGCCCGCTCGCTGGGGGTCAACCGCACGCGGATCTGGGCCCTGACCATCGGCGCGTCGACGCTGATGACGGCGACCGCGGTCAGCGTCGCCGGCATCATCGGCTGGGTCGGGCTCGTCGTCCCGCACCTGGCGCGGTTCACCGTCGGACCGTCGTTCAACCGGCTGCTGCCGGTGACCGCCCTCATCGGCGCCGGCTACCTGCTCGCCGTCGACGACGTCGCCCGCACCGCCTCCTCGCTCGACCTTCCCCTGGGCATCCTCACCGCGCTCATCGGCGCCCCGTTCTTCGTGGCCCTGCTCGCCAAGGCGGGTCGTCAATGGCTGTGA